TTTTAGTTTATCGCGCGAGACGACCGAAGATGAGATCGATCGAGCCACCTGGATTATTACCGAGACAGCTAAATATCTTAGACGAGCGTCTCAGAAAATTTTAAAATAGAGAATGAAGGATGAGCCTTGCAGCTTTAACTACCCCTTTTCCTTGGAGCCGTTACAGTAAAAAATTGGCAGCCAAAATCGATCTTCCCCGCTCAATTGGTTTTTTCACAGCGGAAGAATCGGAAGCTCGCTGCATGTTTTTAGCTGAAGGCACAGAAGGGGCGTTGGAAGAAGGAAATTTAGTGCACTTTTATTGGCTAGTGGATACAGACGATGGGATTATTGTGGATGCGAAATTCCAGGCATATGGGCAATCAGTCTTGATCGGGGCCGCCGAAATTGCTTGTGAACTGGTAGTAGGAAAAAATTACGATCAGGCGAGGCGGATTAGTGTCGAATTGATCGATCGGCATGTGCGAGACAAAGCGGAAGAATCGGCTTTTCCAAAAGAGACCTATCCGCATCTTAATTTAATTTTAGGCGCAATTGAGGATGCTTTTGAAAAATGTGTGGAGATCCCTGTCGCAGATAGCTATATCGCTCCTCCCGTACCTTCTGAAA
The Parachlamydia sp. AcF125 genome window above contains:
- a CDS encoding NifU family protein codes for the protein MSLAALTTPFPWSRYSKKLAAKIDLPRSIGFFTAEESEARCMFLAEGTEGALEEGNLVHFYWLVDTDDGIIVDAKFQAYGQSVLIGAAEIACELVVGKNYDQARRISVELIDRHVRDKAEESAFPKETYPHLNLILGAIEDAFEKCVEIPVADSYIAPPVPSEIGEIVEGGYPGWKDLTLKKKIAVIEEIMNRDIRPYIALDGGGVEVLNVLEDREIVIGYQGNCTSCYSSIGTTLSYIQQVLRAKVYPDIVVTPDTSLFN